One Paenibacillus sp. SYP-B4298 genomic window, AGATTGCGCCCGTACCACTCCGGCAGGCCGAGCCGCTCTTGCAGCCGCTCATGAACAGCCGCCGCGCTGCTCGCACCCTCCAGCTCTACGCTAATGGATTGCATAACGTCACCCCTTTCCGTCATAGATGAGTGTAAAGCTCTGATAATGATCCTGAGTCATATAGATCAGCATGTCATTGGAGTAGAGCAGCCGCTCCGCTCCGCGCTTGCCGCCATCATAATGAATATCGGCCTCATACCAGGTACGCCCCTTGGCTTTGGGGAGCCTCCCCTCGCGATTCTGAAACACATCTCCGCCGATGGCTGCGCCGGGCGCAATCTTGTGCAGATTGCCTTGCTGGGCAACCCAGCCGAGCTTGCGCGCTTCGGCCTTGGTCATATAGTGCTCCGGCAGCTCCTGGTGCTTAATGAGGTAGAGCGCGACCTCTCGAAACTCCTCCAGGCTGCTGTCACTGCGAGCCATCTTCTCAAATTGCTCATCCAGCACGATACCAGTATGATCGGCAGCTCCATCTTGCCCCAATGATTCGTTACGTAGCGGGTCATCGGAATGATCCTGCTCCGCTGTATGCGGGGCTTCTATTCCTTGCTCACTGGCAGCGGGCGGCTGATCCAGCAGCTCGTTCATTGCGCCGCAGCCTCCCAGCATGGAGACCATAACAGCCATGGCGAGCATCAGGCCCGCGATCCATAGCCGCTTCCATCGATGCGCTAGGTTCATGTTGCGTTCATCCTTTCCTCATTTTCCCGTGTTCCAGGAGTACTTCTTCCTGTAGCATTATAGAATGGGGGGTGGCGGGTGTGCAAGCGAACCGCAGAATTAGGGGAATTACGCGGTAGCGATGTAAAAAAAATCACATCCCCTCTTTATTTTTGGGCAGATGTCTGATAACCTGATAATTAAGAATACAATAATGATGAAGCGGATTCAATTCCGGCAAATATGATGATCAGAGGTGTCCAGAATGCGGGTGTCTTTATTTATTACCTGTCTAACGGATCAGATGTTCCCGGAGGTCGGGGAGAGTATTGTGCGGATATTGCATGATTACGGCTGCGAGGTGGATTT contains:
- a CDS encoding ribonuclease domain-containing protein produces the protein MNLAHRWKRLWIAGLMLAMAVMVSMLGGCGAMNELLDQPPAASEQGIEAPHTAEQDHSDDPLRNESLGQDGAADHTGIVLDEQFEKMARSDSSLEEFREVALYLIKHQELPEHYMTKAEARKLGWVAQQGNLHKIAPGAAIGGDVFQNREGRLPKAKGRTWYEADIHYDGGKRGAERLLYSNDMLIYMTQDHYQSFTLIYDGKG